From a single Nicotiana tomentosiformis chromosome 2, ASM39032v3, whole genome shotgun sequence genomic region:
- the LOC104088315 gene encoding uncharacterized protein codes for MRCFNRFLSHSLSRRSRTISTFHQTPNVHSLYRRLPQSKIQNISKTHFYSSNFTTSAQESKPAPPERVSAIVDEISGLTLLEVSDLGEVLRKKMGIEEMPVMAMMMPGMGFSAGGMKGKGGAAAGKAEEKAEKTVFELKLEGGFDAGAKIKIIKEVRSFTDLGLKEAKDLVEKAPTVLKKGVTKEEAEKIMEKMKGVGAKVTME; via the coding sequence ATGAGGTGCTTCAATCGATTTCTCTCTCATTCTCTATCTCGCCGTTCCAGAACCATTTCCACATTTCATCAAACACCTAATGTGCATTCTCTCTATAGACGACTCCCTCAGTCCAAGATTCAGAATATCTCCAAAACCCATTTCTATAGTTCAAATTTCACAACGTCAGCTCAGGAATCAAAGCCGGCCCCACCAGAGAGAGTATCAGCGATAGTCGATGAGATTTCGGGTCTAACGTTGCTGGAAGTATCAGATTTAGGTGAGGTTTTGAGGAAGAAAATGGGTATTGAAGAGATGCCTGTAATGGCAATGATGATGCCCGGAATGGGATTTAGTGCTGGAGGGATGAAAGGAAAGGGCGGGGCAGCTGCGGGGAAAGCAGAGGAGAAGGCGGAGAAGACTGTGTTTGAATTGAAACTTGAAGGGGGATTTGATGCCGGGGCAAAAATCAAGATTATTAAGGAAGTAAGGTCTTTTACTGATCTGGGACTCAAAGAGGCTAAGGATTTGGTGGAAAAGGCTCCGACTGTGTTGAAGAAAGGCGTTACAAAAGAGGAGGCTGAGAAAATCATGGAGAAGATGAAAGGGGTTGGAGCTAAAGTCACTATGGAGTGA